The following are from one region of the Amylibacter sp. IMCC11727 genome:
- the rpsT gene encoding 30S ribosomal protein S20, protein MANSPQAKKRARQIERRTEVNKARRSRIRTYLRKVEEAIAGGDQAVAAAALKDVQPEMMRGVSKGVLHKNTASRKMSRLAARVKALA, encoded by the coding sequence ATGGCTAACTCGCCACAAGCAAAGAAACGTGCCCGTCAAATCGAACGCCGCACGGAAGTAAACAAAGCCCGCCGTTCGCGGATCCGTACCTATCTGCGTAAAGTAGAAGAGGCGATCGCTGGTGGGGATCAAGCTGTTGCAGCAGCTGCGCTGAAAGATGTTCAGCCAGAAATGATGCGCGGTGTGTCCAAAGGCGTTCTGCACAAGAACACAGCAAGCCGGAAAATGTCCCGCCTTGCTGCACGCGTTAAGGCGCTGGCGTAA